A genomic stretch from Carassius auratus strain Wakin chromosome 37, ASM336829v1, whole genome shotgun sequence includes:
- the LOC113055801 gene encoding annexin A4-like, with protein MSYPGYPPAGGSYPYQQAPEGYPPQPGAYPPQGGFYPPQPGAYPPGAGYPPQAGGYPAAPGGGFPPQAGGYPGAYPNMPPAGQSGGWSGQPGFGAPGGGMPQGYPGVPAPGQQPMPGYPGAPNPTVPGYGGGVPTGPTAPVAPTVNKGFRGSIKDFPGADPLRDVEVLRKAMKGFGTDENAIIELLGTRSNKQRVPLKAAYKTTYGKDLVSDLKSELKGDFEDLVLAMLKTPAHFDASELREAIAGAGTDEACLIEILSSRSNAEIQEINRVYKAEYGKSLEDAISGDTSGHFRRLLISLSQGNRDEKETVDMSLAKQEAQKLYAAGENKVGTDESQFNAILCARSKPHLRQVFHEYQQMCGKDIEKSICSEMSGNVESGMVAVVKCIKNTAAYFAERLHKAMQGVGTKDRTLIRIMVSRSEVDMLDIRQEYLRLYGKSLYTAISGDTSGDYKKLLLKLCGGSD; from the exons ATGAGTTACCCCGGATACCCTCCTGCAGGTGGAAGTTACCCGTATCAGCAGGCCCCAGAGGGATACCCGCCCCAACCAGGAGCCTATCCCCCCCAGGGCGGATTCTACCCCCCTCAGCCCGGAGCATATCCCCCCGGAGCAGGATACCCTCCCCAGGCCGGCGGTTACCCAGCTGCCCCAGGAGGAGGCTTTCCACCACAGGCAGGAGGTTACCCTGGGGCCTACCCCAACATGCCCCCCGCAGGCCAATCCG GTGGATGGAGCGGCCAACCAGGCTTTGGAGCT CCGGGTGGAGGAATGCCTCAGGGTTACCCCGGGGTCCCAGCGCCAGGACAGCAGCCCATGCCAGGGTACCCAGGTGCCCCGAACCCGACAGTGCCCGGGTACGGAGGGGGCGTCCCGACCGGACCGACTGCACCGGTCGCTCCTACTGTCAAT AAGGGTTTCCGCGGATCCATCAAGGACTTTCCTGGCGCCGATCCGCTCCGAGACGTCGAGGTGTTACGGAAAGCCATGAAGGGCTTCG GAACCGATGAAAACGCCATTATTGAGCTTCTTGGGACTCGGTCCAACAAGCAGCGTGTGCCGTTGAAGGCGGCGTATAAAACCACCTACGGCAAG GATCTGGTTAGCGACCTGAAGTCAGAGCTGAAAGGAGACTTTGAAGATCTGGTGCTGGCCATGCTGAAGACCCCTGCACACTTCGATGCCTCTGAACTCAGGGAGGCCATAGCA GGCGCAGGAACCGACGAGGCCTGTCTGATAGAGATTCTGTCCTCTCGTAGTAATGCTGAGATCCAGGAGATTAATCGGGTGTATAAGGCAG AGTACGGTAAATCTCTGGAGGACGCCATCAGCGGAGACACGTCTGGACACTTTCGCCGTCTGCTCATCTCTCTGTCTCAG GGTAACCGAGATGAGAAAGAGACTGTGGACATGTCTCTGGCCAAACAGGAAGCTCAG AAACTCTACGCCGCAGGAGAGAATAAAGTGGGCACAGACGAGTCTCAGTTCAATGCGATTCTGTGCGCTCGCAGTAAACCTCATCTGAGACAAG TGTTTCATGAGTACCAGCAGATGTGCGGTAAAGACATCGAGAAGAGCATCTGCAGTGAGATGTCTGGGAACGTGGAGTCTGGGATGGTGGCAGTGG tgAAGTGCATTAAAAACACTGCTGCATACTTTGCTGAACGTCTCCACAAGGCCATGCAG GGAGTGGGAACCAAAGACAGGACTCTGATCCGCATCATGGTGTCCCGCTCTGAGGTGGACATGCTGGATATCAGACAGGAGTATCTGCGGCTGTACGGGAAATCACTCTACACTGCCATCTCt GGAGACACCTCTGGCGATTACAAGAAACTGCTCCTGAAGCTGTGTGGAGGAAGTGACTGA
- the LOC113055828 gene encoding zinc finger CCHC domain-containing protein 24-like isoform X2 has protein sequence MRDDGKWSPNQRLLIFGEQCPLVDHPKGKGLTPYQGKKRCFGEYECSKCKRKWTSGNSWADMGQECIKCHINIYPYKQSPLEKPDGLDVSDPRKEHPQHLCEKCMVLGYYCRRVQ, from the exons ATGAGGGatgatgggaaatggagtccaaATCAGAGATTGTTAATATTTGGAGAACAGTGCCCTCTGGTG GATCATCCTAAAGGAAAGGGTCTGACGCCGTATCAGGGGAAGAAAAGATGTTTCGGAGAGTACGAGTGTTCCAAATGCAAGAGGAAGTGGACGAGTGGAAACTCTTGGGCGGACATGGGTCAGGAGTGCATCAAGTGCCACATCAACATCTATCCTTACAAACAG AGTCCTCTGGAGAAGCCCGACGGTCTGGACGTATCTGACCCGAGGAAAGAACATCCTCAGCATCTGTGTGAGAAGTGTATGGTGCTCGGATACTACTGCCGTCGAGttcagtga
- the LOC113055828 gene encoding zinc finger CCHC domain-containing protein 24-like isoform X1 has product METRPRQKHDQARDQGRQPTKRVQGKQSKSGQAKNNQKIEKEFKDHPKGKGLTPYQGKKRCFGEYECSKCKRKWTSGNSWADMGQECIKCHINIYPYKQSPLEKPDGLDVSDPRKEHPQHLCEKCMVLGYYCRRVQ; this is encoded by the exons ATGGAGACCAGGCCGAGACAGAAACATGACCAGGCgagagatcagggcaggcagccGACAAAAAGAGTCCAGGGGAAGCAGTCCAAGTCGGGACAGGCAAAGAACAATCAGAAAATCGAGAAAGAGTTTAAG GATCATCCTAAAGGAAAGGGTCTGACGCCGTATCAGGGGAAGAAAAGATGTTTCGGAGAGTACGAGTGTTCCAAATGCAAGAGGAAGTGGACGAGTGGAAACTCTTGGGCGGACATGGGTCAGGAGTGCATCAAGTGCCACATCAACATCTATCCTTACAAACAG AGTCCTCTGGAGAAGCCCGACGGTCTGGACGTATCTGACCCGAGGAAAGAACATCCTCAGCATCTGTGTGAGAAGTGTATGGTGCTCGGATACTACTGCCGTCGAGttcagtga